One Kaistella polysaccharea DNA segment encodes these proteins:
- a CDS encoding BamA/OMP85 family outer membrane protein: protein MKFKFLPIIMFVASAHFYGQITPEQTQENNPVYAQNEAGTYILKDIVVDGVKKYTPAQILRFTGLNKNESVEIPGQKISNAIKKLWETQSFSEVEVYIQSIEGDQVILRFNLQDLKDLGEVKFTGKGIGKAKGEKLAKDNNLKPGTKITQNLISNLKTNIPQEYIKKGYADAKISIQDKVNAGDPDLVDWTIDIDKGKKIKISHIEFEGNESVTDRKLRTKAFKDTKQKSFSIKGILKPSKFIEEKYEGDKDNLINYYRSLGFRDAKIESDSVWRNPQNQYEINVKLNEGKKYYIGDVNFLGNTAFSTDYLQKVLGYKSGDIYDAVGFNKKVGEDGGKEDDSDIKSIYMNSGYLFSNVTPIEKSVVGDSINLEIRINEGEKATWNRVTWSGNTTTHDHVILRSLRTKPGSLFAKSDIKRTYFDLAGMQFFDPQQIGQQINPNPQDNTVDVHWTLVEKGSSQVQLQAGYGGGSFIGTLGLTFNNFSLRNFLKFKDFKPVPQGDGQTLSIQAQAGQFFQNYGISFTEPWLFGTRPTALSIGVNQSLVRYSDQFGLTQKLNIFSASAGLNRLLRWPDDYFSLYTGIQYQSYDFENYPFQFGNTTEYYGSAKNFSFNVGLSRNSAGLDPIFPTMGSNIEASVKFTPPYSLFNNKDYTNLEPIEKYKWLEFYKVKLKADSYNTVAGKLVLRSTAEMGFLNGYNKELGAPPFERFYVGGTGLFGGRYDGRELVPLRGYENASSSGGTIEDVTPYGGATIYNRFALELRYPISMNQTAKIYALSFLEGGNAYNSFGSYNPFQLKRSAGFGIRVYMGAFGLIGFDFAYGFDKTISGTEPSGWKTHFLMNQSL, encoded by the coding sequence ATGAAGTTTAAATTCCTACCCATCATCATGTTTGTGGCATCTGCACATTTCTATGGTCAGATTACCCCCGAACAGACTCAGGAAAACAATCCTGTCTACGCTCAGAACGAAGCCGGCACCTATATCCTGAAAGACATTGTCGTAGATGGCGTGAAAAAATATACTCCCGCTCAGATTTTAAGATTTACGGGTCTTAATAAAAATGAGAGCGTGGAAATCCCTGGACAAAAGATCAGCAACGCAATTAAAAAACTTTGGGAAACGCAGTCTTTCTCTGAGGTAGAAGTTTACATTCAAAGTATTGAAGGCGATCAGGTAATTCTTCGGTTTAATCTTCAGGATCTGAAAGATTTAGGCGAAGTTAAATTCACCGGAAAAGGTATTGGTAAAGCAAAAGGCGAAAAGCTTGCAAAGGATAACAACCTGAAGCCCGGTACAAAGATTACACAGAATTTAATCTCAAACCTTAAAACCAATATTCCTCAAGAATATATTAAAAAAGGATATGCCGACGCTAAAATTTCCATTCAGGATAAAGTAAATGCAGGCGATCCCGATTTGGTAGATTGGACGATTGATATTGATAAAGGCAAAAAAATTAAAATAAGTCATATTGAATTCGAAGGAAATGAAAGCGTAACTGACCGAAAATTGCGCACCAAAGCCTTCAAAGATACCAAGCAGAAAAGTTTTAGTATCAAAGGAATTTTGAAACCTTCGAAATTCATTGAAGAGAAATATGAAGGCGATAAAGACAACCTGATTAACTATTATCGTTCGTTAGGTTTCCGCGATGCTAAAATCGAATCTGATTCCGTTTGGAGAAATCCGCAGAATCAATACGAGATTAATGTGAAGTTAAATGAAGGTAAAAAATATTATATCGGAGATGTAAATTTCTTAGGAAATACGGCATTCTCAACCGATTATCTGCAAAAAGTATTGGGTTATAAATCCGGTGATATTTATGATGCCGTAGGATTTAATAAGAAAGTTGGTGAAGATGGTGGTAAAGAAGATGATTCCGATATCAAGTCTATTTACATGAATAGTGGGTACCTATTTTCCAATGTTACGCCGATTGAGAAATCAGTTGTAGGCGATTCTATAAATCTTGAAATTAGAATTAATGAAGGCGAAAAAGCAACCTGGAACCGTGTAACCTGGAGTGGAAATACTACGACCCACGATCACGTAATTCTACGTTCATTAAGAACAAAACCAGGAAGTTTGTTTGCGAAAAGCGATATCAAAAGAACCTATTTTGATTTGGCTGGAATGCAGTTTTTTGATCCACAACAAATTGGTCAGCAAATCAACCCAAATCCACAAGATAATACGGTAGATGTGCATTGGACATTAGTAGAAAAAGGTTCTTCTCAAGTTCAGCTTCAGGCTGGGTACGGTGGTGGATCTTTTATTGGAACACTTGGGCTTACCTTTAATAATTTCTCTTTACGTAATTTCCTGAAATTCAAAGATTTTAAACCAGTTCCACAAGGTGACGGACAAACTTTGTCAATTCAGGCACAGGCAGGACAGTTTTTCCAGAATTACGGCATATCTTTTACCGAGCCTTGGTTGTTCGGAACAAGACCTACTGCTCTTTCGATTGGTGTAAATCAGTCATTGGTAAGATACAGCGATCAATTTGGTCTTACTCAGAAATTAAATATTTTCTCAGCCAGCGCAGGTCTTAACCGACTTTTAAGATGGCCAGATGATTATTTCTCTTTATACACTGGAATTCAGTATCAGAGTTACGATTTTGAAAATTATCCTTTCCAGTTTGGGAACACAACAGAATATTACGGATCTGCGAAAAACTTTAGTTTTAATGTTGGTTTAAGTAGAAACTCTGCAGGTTTAGATCCTATTTTCCCCACGATGGGTTCAAATATTGAAGCATCTGTGAAGTTTACGCCACCATATAGTCTTTTCAACAATAAGGATTATACCAATCTGGAACCGATTGAAAAATATAAATGGCTTGAATTTTATAAAGTAAAATTAAAAGCTGATTCATATAATACCGTTGCAGGAAAACTTGTTTTGAGAAGTACAGCAGAAATGGGCTTCCTTAATGGATACAACAAAGAATTGGGAGCGCCGCCATTTGAAAGATTTTATGTCGGTGGTACAGGTCTTTTTGGGGGAAGATATGACGGTAGAGAACTCGTTCCGCTTCGTGGTTATGAAAATGCATCATCCTCCGGAGGAACAATTGAAGATGTAACACCTTATGGTGGTGCAACAATTTACAATAGATTTGCGTTAGAATTAAGATATCCAATCTCAATGAATCAAACCGCGAAAATTTATGCCTTATCTTTCCTTGAAGGTGGTAATGCTTATAATTCGTTTGGATCTTATAATCCATTCCAGTTGAAGCGTTCTGCCGGTTTCGGAATTAGAGTATATATGGGCGCCTTCGGATTGATTGGATTTGATTTTGCGTACGGTTTCGATAAAACGATTTCCGGTACTGAACCATCAGGATGGAAAACCCACTTCCTTATGAATCAATCTTTATAA
- the bshB1 gene encoding bacillithiol biosynthesis deacetylase BshB1, with protein sequence MKVDILAIGAHPDDVELGCGGTLAKMIAEGKKVAVVDLTQGELGTRGTNITRAEEAAEARKILGFSARENLKMRDGFILNTEEFQMQIVQMIRKYQPEIVFANSIEDRHPDHAKASKLVSDACFLSGLVKIETELNGEKQIQWRPKQVFHYIQWKHITPDFVVDISEFMDKKIEACLAYKTQFYDPNSTEPVTPIATKDFLESLTYRAQDLGRLSGVDFAEGFTTEKLLAFKNFDGIIL encoded by the coding sequence ATGAAAGTAGATATATTAGCCATTGGCGCTCATCCAGACGATGTTGAATTAGGTTGCGGTGGAACTTTAGCAAAAATGATTGCAGAAGGAAAAAAAGTAGCGGTAGTTGATCTTACGCAAGGTGAACTGGGAACGCGCGGCACAAATATTACAAGAGCAGAAGAAGCTGCGGAAGCCCGCAAAATTCTGGGATTTTCAGCGCGTGAAAATTTAAAAATGCGTGATGGTTTTATTTTAAACACAGAAGAATTTCAAATGCAGATCGTGCAAATGATTCGTAAATATCAACCTGAAATTGTATTTGCCAATTCTATCGAAGACCGACATCCTGATCATGCGAAAGCTTCTAAATTAGTTTCTGATGCGTGTTTTCTCTCAGGTTTGGTAAAAATAGAAACTGAATTAAATGGAGAAAAGCAGATTCAGTGGCGACCGAAACAGGTTTTTCATTATATTCAGTGGAAACATATTACGCCAGATTTTGTGGTGGATATTTCAGAATTTATGGATAAAAAAATTGAAGCGTGTTTGGCCTATAAAACTCAGTTTTACGATCCCAACTCTACAGAACCTGTCACGCCAATTGCAACTAAAGATTTTCTGGAAAGTCTAACTTATCGCGCGCAGGATTTGGGAAGATTGTCTGGAGTAGATTTTGCGGAAGGATTTACGACAGAAAAGCTTCTGGCATTCAAAAATTTCGATGGAATAATTTTGTAG
- a CDS encoding acyl-CoA thioesterase, whose protein sequence is MQKEISNLVRVRFSDCDPIGHLNNVKYLEYMLNAREDHVESGYGFTYEEYTRKTGCTWITIQNEIAYLKEVRYNAKVLISSKTIEVGDRLSKVEILMKSEDGKTIHSILWLSVIYFNMKTRKSDVHPEDTKNLFLKFLVNLEEKDFKSRVSYFRKQNKNASRA, encoded by the coding sequence ATGCAAAAAGAAATATCAAATCTTGTAAGAGTTCGCTTTAGCGACTGCGATCCCATTGGTCATTTAAATAATGTAAAGTATTTGGAATATATGCTCAATGCGCGGGAAGACCATGTAGAATCGGGTTACGGCTTTACCTACGAGGAATATACGCGTAAAACTGGGTGCACCTGGATTACCATACAAAATGAAATTGCTTATTTAAAAGAAGTGCGGTACAATGCAAAAGTTCTCATTTCCAGCAAAACAATCGAAGTAGGAGATCGCCTTTCGAAAGTAGAAATCTTAATGAAAAGTGAAGACGGAAAAACCATTCACAGTATTTTATGGCTTTCGGTAATTTATTTCAATATGAAAACCCGAAAATCTGATGTTCATCCAGAAGATACTAAAAATCTCTTTCTGAAGTTTTTGGTAAATTTGGAAGAAAAGGATTTCAAAAGTCGGGTTTCCTACTTTAGAAAACAAAATAAAAACGCCTCTCGCGCATGA
- a CDS encoding OmpH family outer membrane protein: MKKLSVLFAAVMMFLAVGVAKAQKVAMMDYESVLATMPETKKMTTELDAFSKSKGDELNKQAESFQKEVQQYQADAAKLTEAQRTAKEADLQKKQQNLQQLQATAQNDLAQRRDTAVKPIIDKLNKAVEKVAKANGYDFIIDASALIYKGGPDATPAVKKELGL, encoded by the coding sequence ATGAAAAAATTAAGTGTATTATTTGCAGCAGTAATGATGTTTTTAGCTGTAGGAGTTGCAAAAGCCCAGAAAGTGGCGATGATGGACTACGAATCAGTACTTGCTACAATGCCTGAGACTAAAAAAATGACAACTGAATTAGACGCTTTCAGTAAATCGAAAGGTGACGAATTAAACAAACAAGCTGAATCATTTCAGAAAGAAGTTCAACAATATCAAGCAGATGCTGCAAAATTAACTGAAGCTCAAAGAACAGCAAAAGAAGCTGACCTTCAGAAAAAACAGCAAAATTTGCAACAATTGCAGGCAACTGCTCAAAATGACTTGGCACAAAGAAGAGACACTGCAGTAAAACCAATTATCGATAAATTGAATAAAGCGGTAGAAAAAGTGGCAAAAGCAAACGGTTACGATTTTATTATTGATGCAAGCGCATTAATCTACAAAGGTGGACCAGATGCTACACCAGCAGTAAAAAAAGAATTAGGTCTTTAA
- a CDS encoding isoprenyl transferase has translation MESIKEKINPDHLPQHVAIIMDGNGRWAKSRGKERTFGHKHAIQAVRNAVNACNEINIPYLTLYTFSSENWNRPDEEVNTLMSLISETLLLEAEEIFSKGLRMHIIGDIEKLPQLVQDQMNQLVEITKNNDRGNLILALSYGSQKEILGAVKQIGNKLKNGEITEDDINEELFENHLYTKDFPPVDLLIRTSGEVRISNFLLWQIAYAELQFLDILWPDFGVEDFFQCIYNYQSKERRFGKISEQLDEK, from the coding sequence ATGGAATCCATAAAAGAAAAAATAAATCCTGACCACCTGCCACAACATGTCGCCATTATTATGGATGGTAATGGGCGTTGGGCAAAGTCACGCGGCAAAGAGCGAACCTTCGGTCATAAACACGCGATTCAGGCAGTTCGTAATGCGGTAAACGCTTGCAACGAAATTAATATACCTTACCTCACCCTTTACACTTTCTCTTCCGAAAACTGGAACAGACCAGATGAGGAGGTGAATACATTGATGAGTTTAATTTCTGAAACACTTCTCTTGGAAGCGGAAGAAATATTCAGCAAAGGATTGCGCATGCACATCATCGGTGATATCGAAAAATTGCCGCAACTGGTTCAGGACCAAATGAATCAGCTCGTGGAAATCACCAAAAATAACGACCGCGGAAACCTTATTTTAGCTTTGAGTTATGGTTCCCAAAAAGAAATTTTAGGTGCTGTAAAACAAATCGGCAACAAGCTGAAAAATGGTGAAATTACAGAAGACGATATTAATGAAGAACTCTTTGAAAATCACCTATACACTAAAGATTTCCCACCAGTTGATCTGTTAATACGCACCAGCGGCGAAGTTAGAATCAGTAATTTTCTTCTTTGGCAAATTGCCTATGCAGAATTACAGTTTTTAGATATTCTCTGGCCAGATTTCGGTGTGGAAGATTTTTTCCAGTGTATTTATAATTACCAATCTAAGGAGAGAAGATTCGGAAAGATCAGCGAGCAGCTGGACGAAAAATAA
- a CDS encoding OmpH family outer membrane protein, with amino-acid sequence MMRKFKLLIFLFAFTITVSAQKIGVVDTNYILSKMPQYKDAEARLTEQITNWQSEIQTLQSEFDKKKDALENEKVLLIGDQLKLRQKEVDDLDKKIKTMINNRFGSMGEINNARSNLTKPFQDQIWNAIRTVSEKNTLGIVLDKSNNISVIFLDKKYDYTDKVLDLLLKNSPEKASEKKKK; translated from the coding sequence ATGATGAGAAAGTTTAAGTTATTAATTTTTCTATTCGCCTTTACCATTACCGTAAGTGCGCAGAAAATAGGTGTCGTAGATACCAATTATATCCTAAGCAAAATGCCTCAGTATAAAGATGCCGAAGCCAGACTCACAGAGCAAATTACGAACTGGCAGAGCGAAATTCAAACCTTGCAAAGTGAATTCGACAAGAAAAAAGATGCCTTAGAAAATGAAAAAGTTCTATTGATAGGAGATCAGTTGAAACTCCGTCAGAAGGAAGTTGATGATTTGGATAAAAAGATCAAAACCATGATTAATAATCGCTTTGGCTCTATGGGCGAGATAAATAACGCCCGATCTAATCTTACCAAGCCTTTTCAGGATCAGATCTGGAACGCAATCCGCACAGTATCAGAGAAAAATACTTTGGGCATAGTTCTTGATAAAAGCAACAACATCAGTGTAATTTTTCTCGATAAAAAGTATGATTATACCGATAAAGTCTTAGATTTGCTGCTGAAAAATTCTCCGGAAAAAGCATCAGAAAAAAAGAAAAAATAG
- a CDS encoding exopolysaccharide transport family protein, translating into MIPERENTAQSAKDQNKIGSFAIFDVEHYIRRILRNWYWFVLMIALGYAISWVYSKYYAQRIYASNLSLSVSNNTASYFTPNQSINFIWGQNGNQDGIYLKKMLLSRSHNEYLVQQLDLYINYSTKGLIKQTYLDKYDSPVFFEIDKTYPQQVDYPITLIPKGSNRYEVVLPKEGESTNLYSYETESFRPTSSFKRPENKVISLNEWYVSPNLRFRLIKNEQPSPIIFENIIVNLSTVNATVNNLFNTINVDFDKEINSIMIITKKGYNLNGTVNFLNTSVDELQKKRLIDRNTVDKNTEKYLIENLNDIRKKLDSSATVLNHMKVTEGLYDVENRDEKSLDEIKALDAKKAEIITRINSLNSIKNSLASQNLDRLINMSTAGVQDGVFDATVAELKNLYAKRRELALIYTPNSEPMREINRLINEARTSSNGSLSNYYNTYLSEIAKIDRQLAQVSSDLASYPAKERKYLDAERGYNMIEATYNTLLTKQNETQIRVATNKSDITVIDPAKNLGQPPIAPDIAKAKYIIIGGLLLLPLLLLAIGQLLDSRIRNIKELLQVTKIPLLGVIGRNSHDNNLTVLEQPRSSISEAFRGIRANLRFLHKEDNTSKVILLTSSIGGEGKTYVSINIASVLGLSGKKTILLGMDLRKPKIFGDFKINNKFGISNYLTGEVEMDKIINQTSIPNLHVATSGPIPPNPSELLMSEKSINFIKELRNHYDFIIIDSPPVGLVADAYELMKYADASIYVVRHEYTEKHMLKMITEKYHDNEVHNLGLVYNDYQGGKQGYGYGYGYGYGYGYFEEDATYEEPTIIKIRNKIRNILGKK; encoded by the coding sequence ATGATTCCTGAAAGAGAAAATACCGCGCAGTCAGCGAAAGATCAAAATAAAATTGGGTCTTTCGCCATCTTCGATGTGGAACACTACATTCGCAGGATTCTACGAAATTGGTACTGGTTTGTTCTGATGATTGCATTAGGTTATGCAATTTCCTGGGTGTACAGTAAATATTATGCGCAAAGAATTTACGCTTCTAATTTATCGCTAAGTGTTTCAAATAATACAGCCAGCTATTTTACGCCAAACCAGTCCATTAATTTCATTTGGGGACAAAACGGAAATCAAGATGGAATTTACCTGAAAAAAATGTTGCTTTCCAGATCGCACAATGAATATCTGGTGCAGCAGCTGGATCTTTACATCAATTACTCAACAAAAGGTCTCATCAAGCAGACTTACTTGGATAAATATGATTCTCCCGTTTTTTTTGAAATTGACAAAACTTATCCGCAACAAGTCGATTATCCAATTACTTTAATCCCAAAAGGAAGTAATCGGTATGAAGTGGTTTTGCCCAAGGAAGGCGAATCAACCAATCTTTATTCCTACGAAACAGAGAGCTTTCGACCTACTTCATCATTTAAAAGACCTGAAAATAAAGTTATTTCTTTAAATGAATGGTACGTTTCGCCCAATCTCCGGTTCCGTTTAATTAAAAATGAACAGCCAAGTCCAATTATTTTTGAAAATATCATTGTTAATTTATCGACTGTAAATGCGACTGTAAACAATCTCTTTAATACGATTAATGTTGACTTTGATAAAGAGATCAATTCAATAATGATCATTACTAAAAAAGGGTATAACTTAAATGGAACGGTTAATTTCCTAAATACCTCTGTGGATGAATTACAGAAAAAAAGACTTATCGACCGAAATACCGTTGACAAAAACACAGAAAAGTATTTGATTGAAAATTTAAATGACATCCGCAAAAAGCTAGATTCGAGCGCAACAGTCCTTAATCACATGAAGGTTACTGAAGGACTTTATGACGTAGAAAACAGGGATGAAAAATCACTGGATGAAATTAAAGCACTAGATGCAAAAAAGGCAGAGATCATTACACGAATCAATTCACTTAACAGTATCAAAAATTCCCTGGCGTCGCAGAATTTAGACCGTTTGATTAACATGAGTACAGCTGGCGTACAAGACGGTGTGTTTGATGCAACAGTGGCAGAATTGAAAAACTTATATGCAAAACGTCGTGAGCTCGCCCTGATTTATACTCCAAATTCAGAACCGATGCGCGAAATTAATCGCTTAATTAATGAGGCACGCACCAGTTCTAATGGTTCATTAAGCAATTATTACAACACCTATCTCAGCGAGATTGCAAAAATTGATAGGCAACTTGCTCAAGTAAGTTCTGACCTCGCTTCTTATCCGGCAAAAGAGAGAAAATATTTAGATGCTGAACGTGGTTACAATATGATTGAAGCCACCTACAATACCTTGCTTACCAAACAAAATGAGACTCAAATTAGAGTAGCTACGAATAAATCGGACATTACCGTAATTGATCCAGCTAAAAATTTAGGTCAGCCACCGATTGCACCTGATATCGCGAAAGCAAAATACATCATCATTGGTGGGCTTTTACTTTTACCGCTACTTTTGCTTGCAATCGGGCAACTTTTAGATAGCCGAATCCGTAACATCAAGGAATTACTTCAGGTTACGAAAATTCCATTATTGGGTGTAATTGGCCGAAATTCGCACGATAATAACTTAACGGTTTTAGAGCAACCAAGATCTTCTATTTCAGAGGCGTTTAGAGGAATTCGAGCAAATCTGCGTTTTTTACATAAAGAAGATAATACATCGAAAGTTATTCTTCTTACTTCGTCTATTGGTGGCGAAGGAAAAACCTATGTTTCTATTAATATTGCTTCAGTGTTAGGATTGAGCGGTAAAAAAACGATTCTTTTGGGCATGGATCTACGGAAGCCGAAAATTTTCGGCGACTTTAAAATCAATAATAAATTCGGAATTTCGAATTATTTAACGGGTGAAGTTGAGATGGATAAAATCATCAATCAAACTTCCATTCCTAATCTACACGTTGCGACTTCCGGTCCAATTCCACCAAATCCTTCGGAGCTTTTGATGAGCGAGAAAAGCATTAATTTTATTAAAGAGCTGCGGAATCACTATGACTTTATCATTATCGATTCACCACCAGTTGGTTTGGTCGCTGATGCATACGAATTGATGAAATATGCTGATGCAAGCATTTATGTGGTGCGCCATGAATATACAGAAAAGCATATGCTGAAAATGATTACCGAAAAGTATCATGATAACGAAGTGCATAATCTTGGATTGGTTTACAATGATTATCAAGGTGGTAAGCAAGGTTACGGTTACGGATATGGCTATGGCTACGGTTATGGTTACTTTGAAGAAGACGCTACCTACGAGGAACCTACAATAATCAAAATACGCAATAAGATTAGAAACATTCTTGGCAAAAAGTAG
- a CDS encoding DUF3276 family protein, which translates to MSDYKERHENEIFTKVLKAGRRTYFFDVRETKAGDYYLTITESKKNFGENGEASFEKHKIYLYKEDFKSFEEMFKDSTDFIISNKGEDVISERHDKDYKTRSFTIESDEEI; encoded by the coding sequence ATGAGTGATTACAAAGAACGCCACGAAAACGAAATTTTTACCAAGGTGTTGAAGGCAGGAAGAAGAACTTACTTCTTTGATGTGCGGGAAACGAAAGCGGGAGATTACTACCTGACCATTACCGAAAGTAAAAAAAACTTTGGCGAAAACGGGGAAGCGAGCTTTGAGAAACATAAAATTTATCTTTACAAAGAAGATTTTAAGAGTTTTGAGGAAATGTTCAAAGACTCTACCGATTTTATCATCAGCAACAAAGGCGAAGATGTAATATCAGAAAGGCACGACAAAGATTACAAAACCCGTTCTTTTACCATAGAATCCGACGAAGAAATTTAA
- the rfbD gene encoding dTDP-4-dehydrorhamnose reductase gives MKKIVVLGGNGQLGNYFRKIVSDYDSDFDFHFFGSEDLDITGRSAVSDLFDDLKPEFCINAAAYTAVDLAEKEAEKAFAVNADAVGHIAEACKDSNTVLIHISTDYVFDGDTNISYSEDNFTNPQGVYGESKRRGEEAALENNPKTIVIRTSWLYSEFNKNFVKTMLNLFSQKEELGIVADQFGQPTNANDLALAVMKIIETEPKTYGIFHFSNYPETNWFEFASKIAEFSDSKIKLKAITTEEFPTPAKRPHRSTMALDKIENTYKIELVHWENSLENCVRILKTAAQ, from the coding sequence ATGAAAAAAATAGTAGTATTAGGTGGAAACGGTCAGCTTGGCAATTATTTTCGAAAGATTGTATCGGATTACGATAGCGATTTTGATTTTCACTTTTTCGGCTCAGAAGATTTGGATATCACAGGTCGTTCGGCAGTCTCCGATTTATTTGATGACTTAAAACCAGAATTTTGTATTAATGCTGCTGCTTATACAGCGGTGGATTTGGCGGAAAAAGAAGCAGAAAAAGCATTTGCAGTAAACGCGGATGCTGTTGGTCATATTGCAGAAGCTTGCAAAGATTCGAACACTGTTCTAATCCATATTTCTACAGATTATGTTTTTGACGGAGATACAAATATCTCGTATTCAGAAGATAATTTTACCAATCCCCAAGGAGTTTACGGCGAATCTAAGCGTAGAGGAGAAGAAGCTGCATTGGAAAATAATCCGAAAACAATTGTGATCCGAACTTCCTGGTTGTATTCCGAATTCAACAAAAACTTTGTGAAGACGATGTTGAATCTTTTCTCGCAAAAAGAGGAATTGGGAATTGTCGCAGATCAATTTGGACAACCGACTAACGCCAATGATTTGGCGCTTGCAGTCATGAAAATAATTGAAACCGAACCAAAGACTTACGGTATTTTCCATTTTTCAAATTATCCAGAAACAAACTGGTTTGAATTCGCTTCTAAAATTGCGGAATTTTCAGATTCAAAAATAAAATTAAAAGCGATTACTACAGAAGAATTTCCGACGCCTGCGAAAAGGCCTCATCGAAGTACGATGGCTCTAGATAAAATCGAAAATACTTATAAAATTGAACTGGTACACTGGGAAAATTCGCTCGAAAATTGTGTACGTATTTTGAAAACAGCAGCCCAATGA
- the porG gene encoding type IX secretion system protein PorG — protein sequence MQKKITYFFIAVFFISFSLKGQRHEIGVQLGMSNLVGDIGRTNYILQKPIGNYRELGIPFYAGILYRRNFNPYQSVRLNLGYSHIQFSDAHAKELYRRNRYLDGSNSIYEADIVFEYNFFPVNEEHKSLLSPYIFGGVGGMLHSTPQLIIDNNQVSEAPYVSALSFAVPFGAGLKYKFNYNWALFGELMFRATFSDSVDYSTVDDKNIKLGDNTLTELEIADMIRNRQIGNPNSNDWVNSITLGLSYSFGRPPCYCD from the coding sequence ATGCAAAAGAAAATTACTTACTTTTTTATCGCTGTCTTTTTTATTTCGTTTTCCCTAAAGGGACAGCGGCATGAAATAGGTGTTCAGCTGGGCATGAGTAATCTGGTTGGCGATATCGGTAGAACCAACTATATACTGCAAAAACCTATCGGAAACTACCGTGAGCTCGGCATTCCCTTTTATGCTGGTATTTTGTACCGGAGGAACTTTAATCCTTATCAATCGGTGCGATTGAATTTGGGTTACAGTCATATTCAGTTTTCCGATGCGCATGCAAAAGAATTATACAGACGAAACCGATATCTTGATGGCAGCAATTCGATTTACGAGGCGGATATTGTATTTGAATATAATTTCTTTCCTGTAAACGAAGAACATAAAAGTCTCCTAAGTCCTTATATATTTGGAGGCGTGGGCGGAATGCTTCACAGTACACCGCAATTGATTATCGATAATAATCAAGTCTCAGAAGCGCCGTATGTTTCTGCACTCTCCTTTGCAGTTCCTTTTGGGGCGGGGTTAAAATATAAGTTCAACTATAATTGGGCACTTTTTGGCGAATTGATGTTTCGTGCAACTTTTTCTGACTCCGTGGATTACAGCACAGTCGACGATAAAAATATAAAATTAGGCGATAATACACTTACTGAGCTGGAAATAGCTGATATGATAAGAAACCGACAGATAGGAAATCCCAATTCGAACGATTGGGTTAATTCTATAACGTTAGGACTTAGTTATTCATTTGGCAGACCACCTTGTTATTGCGATTAA